The following proteins come from a genomic window of Gordonia westfalica:
- a CDS encoding precorrin-3B synthase produces MTEAADHTPGAAIRESADRCPGVFSTHDAQDGALARIRLPGGRIRADQLAALAQASAAHADGFLELTARGNLQLRGITDVGAVADAVVGAGLAPSSSHDKVRNIEVSPLTGRIGGVVDAGPIAAALDDALRADPAATSISGRFLFGIDDGRGDILRRGADACAVTRSAEPVVADIVVGGIAVGSVHGVDGIVEALIAVAAGLNDVAPAAWRIRDLDAEDRSRLQRLVADRLAPVVGSGDDDVPDPVEPIVGWFDQDDGSVLLGSVVELGRLPARLAEFIAAVESPVVFTPDREILICDLGEGVAETVVRVLAPMGLIFDANSPWARLSCCVGAPGCGSAHAPVRHDLLAHVEAGLPVGDREHWVGCERRCGSPADAHLSVQATPDGDYARRRR; encoded by the coding sequence ATGACTGAGGCGGCCGACCACACCCCCGGTGCAGCGATCCGGGAATCCGCGGACCGCTGTCCCGGCGTGTTCAGCACACACGATGCGCAGGACGGTGCCCTCGCCCGGATCCGCCTTCCCGGTGGCAGGATTCGCGCTGATCAGCTCGCCGCGCTGGCCCAGGCCTCGGCCGCCCACGCCGACGGGTTCCTCGAACTGACCGCCCGCGGGAATCTCCAGTTGCGGGGGATCACCGACGTCGGCGCCGTGGCGGATGCCGTGGTCGGCGCCGGACTCGCGCCCAGCTCGTCTCACGACAAGGTGCGGAACATCGAGGTGAGCCCCCTGACCGGACGTATCGGCGGGGTCGTCGACGCCGGTCCGATCGCCGCCGCCCTCGACGACGCGTTGCGAGCCGATCCCGCGGCCACCTCGATCTCGGGACGCTTCCTGTTCGGCATCGACGACGGTCGCGGTGACATCCTGCGCCGCGGCGCCGACGCGTGTGCGGTGACGCGCTCGGCGGAACCCGTGGTCGCCGACATCGTCGTCGGCGGGATCGCGGTCGGGTCCGTCCACGGCGTCGACGGGATCGTCGAAGCGCTGATCGCGGTGGCAGCAGGACTGAACGACGTTGCTCCCGCCGCCTGGCGCATCCGTGACCTGGACGCCGAGGATCGGAGTCGTCTGCAGCGGCTCGTCGCAGATCGCCTGGCACCCGTCGTCGGGTCCGGTGACGACGATGTTCCGGACCCCGTCGAGCCGATCGTCGGCTGGTTCGACCAGGACGACGGGTCGGTGCTGCTCGGGTCGGTGGTGGAACTCGGACGGCTTCCCGCACGTCTCGCCGAGTTCATCGCCGCGGTCGAATCGCCGGTCGTGTTCACTCCGGACCGGGAGATCCTCATCTGCGACCTGGGCGAAGGAGTCGCCGAGACCGTGGTGCGGGTCCTCGCGCCGATGGGACTGATCTTCGACGCGAACTCACCGTGGGCAAGACTCAGCTGCTGCGTCGGAGCACCGGGCTGCGGATCGGCCCACGCCCCGGTGCGTCACGACCTGCTCGCCCACGTCGAGGCGGGCCTGCCCGTCGGCGATCGCGAGCACTGGGTGGGTTGCGAGCGACGGTGCGGCTCCCCTGCCGACGCGCACCTGTCGGTGCAGGCCACGCCCGACGGCGATTACGCCCGGCGTCGCCGCTAG